GTATTTGCCGTAAAAAAGTTTCAGCACCATATTCTTCCATCATCTTAATGGATTTGCGCCGGCCTTCTTTTTTCTCTTCACTGTCGGGTTTAGCGGTGGAATGAAAAAGTCCCAGGCCTTTTACCAGTGAGGGATATTTTTCAGCCAGCGCCAATGCAACATAGCCACCCATAGAATGGCCAATGAGGATAGCTTCTTTAATATTTTCTGCCAGCAGGATGGAATAAACATACTCCGCCATAGATTCGATAGACAGGGGAGTTGTGAGAGGCGCAGCGGCCGTTCCAGGTAAATCAGGAATAATAAGGTGGCAATGGTTTTTTAACGTAGTTATTTGTTTGTTCCATAGAGCCGAATTCTCCGAAAAACCGTGTATGAGTACTACTGCAACGCCTTCACCTTCATCCAGCCAGGTGATGTTTCCGTCATTGATTGATTTCCGCATTTTTTAACCCGGGAATAAATCGTGAAATAAAAGCATGTATCAGTAACAAGATACAAAATATTAAAGCTGCTTTCGACACCAAATCGCCATTCCGGACATAGAACGTATTTCCCCCGTTCAGGGTTACAGTTGCTTTGAAAACTCTTTGTTGCCAGTAAGGCTGCGGCTGAAAGATTTCTCCTGCCGGGCTTATGACTGCTGATATACCGGTGTTGGCACTGCGAACCACCCATTTCCGTGTTTCTATGGCACGGATACGTGCATACTGCAAATGCTGACGATGGCCTTCTGTATTTCCCCACCATCCGTCGTTGGTGATAATAACCAACAGATTAGCTCCCTGTTTGATGCGGGAGGCAACATAATTACTGAAAACAGATTCATAGCAGATAACCGGGAAAACATTCGCACTGTCGGCCGGGTTGGTGAACATTTCTACGCCCGGTACCCGGCCATAACTGCCGGTGATGCCGCCAAAATCAAGTGCCACGCTTTTCAGAAAAGAAAAATAGCGCACATAGGGAACCAGTTCTGCTCCGGGCACAAGTTCATATTTATGATAAATCTGTATGCCGGGAGTAGTATCTATTTGAAGTGCACTGTTATAGGCATCCCAGCGGGAGCCGTCGTTCATTTGCCGCGCGGTAGCGGGAATATCGTCGGTGTTGTTGTAGTGCTTGAGGGTGGCTGCACCGGTGATCAGTTTGGCTTTGGGATAGTGGCGGAGCAGTTCTCTGATCGCAGTTATTTCCGGCTGATAATTCAGTTCATGCTCCCAGGCTCCGGTCGGAAACAAGGCTGTTTCGGGCCAGATGATATACCGGGTATTGCTGTCGGCTTTTTCGGCTGTCAGCCTCAGAAATATTTGCAGCTGATCCATCACGGTGCCGGTAGCAAATTTCTCGTCGTAAGGATCTATGTTGGGTTGTACCACCACTACCTCTGTTTTCCTGCCTTTGCTGACCGTAGGGACCATCATAGCAGAAAAGAGCAGTGGTAGTCCGATCAGTAACGCCGGTTTCCAGAGCTCCCGGGTTAATACCTGTTTCCATGAAAATTCGTGTATACGGGCCCGTTTCCAGATGCTGTAAATAAGGATGTTAGTCAGTAAAACCCACAACGAGCCACCGCTGGTACCCGTTATCTCGTACCACTGTATCCATCCCGGCCGGATGGCAAATGCGTGGCCCAGCACCAGCCACGGCCAGCTGAGTTCCCAGGTTTGATGGATGTATTCAAAGGTAAGCCAGTATACAATTAATGCAAACCAGGCGGCTGCTTCAGACAATCTTTTCCGTGTATTCCGGTAAGCCAGCCAGGGAATGCTCATCAGCAGGGCATTGAAGGTATTGGCAAATACTCCGCTGGCAGGAACCGTTGTATTTCCTACCCACCAGGTAGAGGCCACATTCCATATCAGAAACGCCAGATAAATAAGCCCGAAATACTTCCACCTGTTATGTACTTTCTCACTGATATACAACAACGGAGTAAATGCTACAAATATCAGCGGTGTCAAAGGCATGGTAGGCCAGGCCAGCCAGAAGAGCAAACCAGAGAGAATACTAAGTAGTATAAAAGGCTTTTTCAAGAATTAGAAATTAGGAATGAAGAATTAAAGCGAAGATAAGTGCGGAAAATAAGAATTACGAATTGAGATGATAAGGACAATGAAGAAATAATGAAAAGCAAAACGTCCGGCAGTTATACCGGACGTTTTTATTTATACTCTTGGGAAAAGTACGTTTATTACTGATCTATACCATTCTTAATTCTTCACTCGTCATTCTCTATTCTCCATATTATCTGCTGTAATTCGGCGCTTCCTTAGTGATCACCACATCATGCGGGTGGTTTTCTTTTACAGTAGCAGCGGTGATCTTAACGAATTGCGCTCCCTGTAATGCCTTGATATCTTTTGAACCAGTGAGGCCCATACCTGCTCTCAGGCCGCCAACAAACTGTTGTACGATTTCAGACAGCATGCCTTTGTAAGGGACACGGCCTACGATACCTTCCGGAACCAGTTTCTTGATATCATCTTCGTCCTGGAAGTAACGGTCTTTACTACCTTCCTGCATCGCTTCGATAGAGCCCATACCACGGTAGGATTTGAATTTACGTCCTTCGTAGATGATGGTTTCTCCGGGACTTTCTTCCACTCCGGCGAAAATAGATCCGGCCATGATGGTAGAAGCTCCTGCTGCCAGTGCTTTCACCATATCGCCGGTATAACGGATACCTCCATCTGCAATTACCGGGATACCCAGTTTTTTCAATGCGTCTGAGGCTTCCATCACTGCGGAAAGCTGAGGGAAACCGGCACCGGTTACAATACGGGTGGTACAGATAGAACCAGGGCCCACACCTACTTTCACCGCATCTGCTCCTGCCTGTGCAAGCGCCAGGGCGCCATCAGCAGTGGCAATGTTACCAGCAATTACCTGCAGTTTCGGGAAGGTTTTCTTTAATTTCTTCAGGCTGTTGAGTACAGCGATGGAATGTCCGTGAGAACTATCCAGGCAAACTACATCCACGCCTACGTTGATCAGTGCCTGTGCACGAT
The genomic region above belongs to Chitinophaga sp. 180180018-3 and contains:
- a CDS encoding alpha/beta hydrolase, producing the protein MRKSINDGNITWLDEGEGVAVVLIHGFSENSALWNKQITTLKNHCHLIIPDLPGTAAAPLTTPLSIESMAEYVYSILLAENIKEAILIGHSMGGYVALALAEKYPSLVKGLGLFHSTAKPDSEEKKEGRRKSIKMMEEYGAETFLRQILPNMFSPYSKNEHPGLVDDYVKMCLECQLPALIAWYEAMAARPDRTSVLSSLRKPVLFIIGSDDNAVPLDNILPQITLPSTSSVHIFNNVGHMGMWEITTESNVILEQFIAFCQL
- the lnt gene encoding apolipoprotein N-acyltransferase; the protein is MKKPFILLSILSGLLFWLAWPTMPLTPLIFVAFTPLLYISEKVHNRWKYFGLIYLAFLIWNVASTWWVGNTTVPASGVFANTFNALLMSIPWLAYRNTRKRLSEAAAWFALIVYWLTFEYIHQTWELSWPWLVLGHAFAIRPGWIQWYEITGTSGGSLWVLLTNILIYSIWKRARIHEFSWKQVLTRELWKPALLIGLPLLFSAMMVPTVSKGRKTEVVVVQPNIDPYDEKFATGTVMDQLQIFLRLTAEKADSNTRYIIWPETALFPTGAWEHELNYQPEITAIRELLRHYPKAKLITGAATLKHYNNTDDIPATARQMNDGSRWDAYNSALQIDTTPGIQIYHKYELVPGAELVPYVRYFSFLKSVALDFGGITGSYGRVPGVEMFTNPADSANVFPVICYESVFSNYVASRIKQGANLLVIITNDGWWGNTEGHRQHLQYARIRAIETRKWVVRSANTGISAVISPAGEIFQPQPYWQQRVFKATVTLNGGNTFYVRNGDLVSKAALIFCILLLIHAFISRFIPGLKNAEINQ
- the guaB gene encoding IMP dehydrogenase, which codes for MPAGKSKPKFVADGLTFDDVLLVPAYSEVLPKEVNLSTQLTKNIRLNIPMVSAAMDTVTEATLAIALAREGGIGILHKNMSIERQAEMVRRVKRSESGMIMDPVTLKGDATIGEALRLMKENGIGGIPIIDDNTKLVGILTNRDLRFEKNKKRLVKDVMTSENLITAPEGTDLRKAEKILQQYKIEKLPVVTKQGKLAGLITYRDILQLTSYPNAVKDEFGRLLVGAALGITPDLLDRAQALINVGVDVVCLDSSHGHSIAVLNSLKKLKKTFPKLQVIAGNIATADGALALAQAGADAVKVGVGPGSICTTRIVTGAGFPQLSAVMEASDALKKLGIPVIADGGIRYTGDMVKALAAGASTIMAGSIFAGVEESPGETIIYEGRKFKSYRGMGSIEAMQEGSKDRYFQDEDDIKKLVPEGIVGRVPYKGMLSEIVQQFVGGLRAGMGLTGSKDIKALQGAQFVKITAATVKENHPHDVVITKEAPNYSR